The Candidatus Angelobacter sp. genome window below encodes:
- a CDS encoding pyrrolo-quinoline quinone, translated as MKTLVSAAQKLRTKFLIVNLVASFLLIGQTTLIAQTGVNVFTYHNDLARTGQNLNEKILTPANVNPDSFGLLFTQPVDGYVYAQPLYMSGVPIPGKGTHNVVFVATEHDSVYAFDADNSQGDNAAPLWRVSFINPAAGVTTVPMSEFGFTYPPELGVTGTPVIDPSTGTLFVVAKIEDNSSGARKYAERLFALDVATGTNKFGGPVDIQASVHGTGAGSDAQGNISFDPYWEFQRTGLTLAGGVVYVAFASQGDEGPYHGWIVGYDAHTLQRARAFNDTPNGSEGGIWMSGAAPAGDADGNIYCMTGNGTFDANSGGPDYGDSFLRLLPSGNTLVVTDFFTPYDQAQLDSNDGDLGSGAPMILPDVAGSVTHPHLLVGCGKEGVIYLLDRDNMGRYNPNNNDQIVQSFGPVSGTWSMPAYFNNLVYIGGVNDHLKAYRITNGLLTPQPDSQTSTTYGYPGVTPSISADGTNNAIVWAIETDAFFTSRGPAVLRAHNATNLAEQFYSSSDAGARDQLGLAQHFGVPTISNGRVYVATAFGLSAFGLLAPPQPRLSISPDLTITVEGEVGQSYSIEYTTDLDEGWSVVETVTLTNSPQSFTDFQQSHDPQGFFRVTSAPL; from the coding sequence ATGAAAACTCTCGTATCAGCCGCGCAAAAGTTGCGCACAAAATTCTTGATTGTTAATCTGGTTGCGTCGTTCCTGTTGATCGGTCAAACGACCTTGATCGCTCAAACGGGAGTGAACGTTTTCACATACCACAACGACCTCGCGCGAACCGGACAAAATCTGAACGAAAAAATCCTTACCCCCGCCAACGTGAACCCGGACAGTTTCGGTCTCCTTTTTACGCAGCCGGTGGACGGCTACGTTTACGCTCAACCGTTGTATATGAGCGGCGTGCCAATACCCGGCAAAGGCACACATAATGTCGTATTCGTCGCGACGGAACACGACAGCGTTTATGCGTTCGACGCCGACAATAGCCAGGGTGATAACGCCGCGCCACTGTGGCGGGTCAGCTTCATCAACCCGGCCGCTGGAGTAACTACCGTCCCGATGAGCGAGTTCGGATTCACCTATCCGCCCGAATTGGGCGTCACCGGTACTCCGGTCATCGATCCTTCGACCGGGACGCTTTTCGTCGTCGCGAAAATTGAAGACAACAGCAGCGGCGCCAGGAAATACGCAGAAAGGCTGTTCGCGCTGGATGTCGCGACGGGCACCAACAAATTCGGCGGGCCGGTCGACATCCAGGCTTCCGTTCACGGGACCGGTGCAGGTTCGGACGCGCAAGGAAATATTTCATTTGATCCGTACTGGGAATTTCAGCGAACGGGATTGACGCTGGCTGGGGGCGTGGTTTACGTCGCTTTTGCTTCACAAGGGGACGAAGGACCTTACCACGGGTGGATCGTTGGCTATGACGCGCACACACTGCAACGCGCGCGGGCATTCAATGACACTCCCAATGGCAGTGAGGGAGGCATCTGGATGAGTGGAGCCGCTCCGGCGGGCGATGCTGATGGAAACATCTACTGCATGACTGGCAACGGGACGTTCGATGCAAATTCCGGCGGGCCGGATTACGGCGATAGCTTTCTTCGGCTCCTGCCTTCGGGAAATACTCTGGTGGTGACCGATTTCTTCACCCCTTACGACCAGGCGCAACTCGATTCGAATGACGGCGACCTTGGCTCTGGCGCTCCGATGATTCTCCCAGACGTGGCCGGCAGCGTTACGCATCCGCATCTGCTCGTCGGCTGCGGCAAGGAAGGCGTCATCTATCTTTTAGATCGAGACAACATGGGACGTTACAACCCGAATAACAACGATCAGATCGTGCAATCGTTTGGCCCGGTGTCGGGCACATGGAGCATGCCGGCATATTTCAACAACCTGGTTTACATCGGTGGAGTCAATGATCACTTGAAAGCTTACCGCATTACCAACGGCCTGTTGACACCGCAACCGGATTCCCAGACATCGACAACATACGGTTACCCCGGGGTGACCCCGAGCATTTCGGCCGACGGCACTAACAACGCGATCGTCTGGGCGATTGAAACCGATGCATTCTTCACGAGCCGCGGTCCGGCGGTTCTGCGCGCCCATAATGCGACGAATCTGGCTGAACAATTCTACAGCAGCAGCGACGCGGGCGCCCGCGATCAACTCGGGCTGGCGCAACATTTCGGCGTCCCTACCATCTCGAACGGCAGGGTTTATGTCGCGACCGCCTTTGGACTATCTGCGTTCGGTCTGCTGGCTCCGCCTCAACCTCGCCTGTCGATCAGTCCGGATCTGACAATCACGGTTGAAGGAGAGGTGGGTCAATCCTACTCGATTGAGTACACCACCGACCTGGATGAAGGTTGGTCCGTTGTGGAAACGGTGACTCTTACAAACTCACCCCAGTCATTCACGGATTTTCAGCAATCTCATGACCCGCAGGGCTTTTTCCGGGTAACATCGGCACCCTTGTGA
- the trxA gene encoding thioredoxin: MSAANIVTLTEANFQQEVLESPTPVLVDFWAEWCGPCKMIAPILDELASEYDGKVKVGKVNIDEHQSIATQYGIRAIPTLLIFKDGEVAEQVVGLRSKRDLKANLDKVAVV; the protein is encoded by the coding sequence ATGTCCGCCGCAAATATTGTCACTTTGACCGAAGCCAATTTTCAGCAAGAAGTACTGGAATCACCCACGCCCGTGCTGGTGGATTTTTGGGCTGAGTGGTGCGGCCCCTGCAAAATGATCGCGCCAATACTGGACGAACTCGCCAGCGAATACGACGGGAAGGTCAAGGTCGGCAAAGTGAATATCGACGAGCACCAGTCCATCGCCACTCAATACGGCATCCGCGCCATCCCGACGTTGCTCATTTTCAAGGACGGCGAAGTCGCGGAGCAGGTGGTCGGCCTGCGCAGCAAACGCGACTTGAAGGCGAACCTCGACAAGGTGGCCGTCGTCTGA
- a CDS encoding ATP-binding protein, translating into MNDIIGFDLYFPRESLKAALIDSFLSVSVLVGIFSYLNRYTKRRYFSFWTVAWLFHAIWLGLCIASVNVRETPSLIMMKQWCIGASAVFLLWGSASFLRQRTKPSQLALFLAFLFLWGYVGAYQLDSPLQTQLPVFVLVGLASLMTGWCFFKFRAQNPFLGAGLLACGFALWGIYIGAYPFFQGSDQLISSGYFISAVLQLFIAVSMIILALEEVRHTNHRAFQRIRTYKTKTDFLQKKVLSTEERYRSLFDQASEGIVIADAEDLRILELNQTAKRLLGINHADSNALSSFCQLHPEPQPSPQTGPEWFAAICRHRHLNLVRRDGGATPTEADGAPISFEGRAAYQFFLRELTERARLEQQLRQAEKLSALGQMISGVAHELNNPLAVIKGYLELILRRDELKMQTRTDLEKVANESNRAAKLVNNFLSFAREQPTHREAVDLNELVKRVAELRRLDLQNSRVELRLHLDPELPSTHADPDQIQQVLVNLLNNSIHALSETPRPGRVQISTQRKEDTVKITVEDNGPGVPPEVLPYIFEPFFTTKDVGKGTGLGLSIAHSILADHGGRIAYEPSAIGGAGFVLELPVVSPDIEADSPAQPAVLPACNDAPAERSARILVLDDEQAIAELLGEMLGLLGHSTTLCHAPMDALEMIERREFDLIISDFRMPKMNGQEFYHHAVQKKPELARRVVFLTGDVVNEETQAFLQSTGNPHLSKPFQLARVERIVEDMLQQNAAVP; encoded by the coding sequence GTGAACGACATTATCGGATTCGACCTGTATTTCCCCCGGGAGTCTCTCAAGGCGGCGTTAATTGATTCCTTTTTGAGCGTCAGCGTTCTGGTGGGTATTTTTTCCTACCTCAACCGCTACACCAAACGGCGCTACTTCAGTTTCTGGACCGTGGCGTGGCTCTTCCACGCCATCTGGCTGGGGTTGTGCATCGCTTCTGTGAACGTGCGCGAAACCCCGTCGTTGATCATGATGAAACAGTGGTGCATTGGCGCTTCGGCGGTGTTCCTGCTGTGGGGAAGCGCTTCGTTTCTGCGTCAGCGGACGAAACCGTCCCAGCTCGCGCTCTTCCTCGCATTCCTGTTCCTCTGGGGTTATGTGGGCGCTTACCAGTTGGACAGCCCGCTGCAAACACAGTTGCCGGTGTTTGTGCTGGTGGGTCTGGCGAGTCTGATGACCGGCTGGTGTTTTTTCAAATTTCGCGCGCAAAACCCTTTTCTTGGCGCAGGTCTGCTGGCCTGCGGCTTCGCTTTGTGGGGAATTTACATCGGCGCGTACCCGTTTTTTCAGGGCTCCGACCAACTGATCAGCTCGGGCTATTTTATTTCGGCAGTGCTCCAGCTTTTTATCGCGGTGAGCATGATCATCCTGGCGCTGGAGGAGGTTCGGCACACGAACCACCGGGCGTTTCAGAGGATCCGTACCTACAAAACAAAAACCGACTTTCTGCAAAAAAAAGTCCTCTCCACCGAGGAACGCTATCGCAGCCTGTTCGACCAGGCCAGCGAGGGCATCGTCATTGCCGACGCGGAGGACCTGCGGATTCTTGAGTTGAATCAGACGGCGAAGCGGCTCCTGGGGATTAACCATGCCGACTCCAATGCGTTGTCGAGCTTTTGTCAGCTGCATCCGGAGCCACAACCGTCACCTCAGACCGGGCCCGAGTGGTTCGCCGCGATCTGCCGCCACCGCCACTTGAACCTGGTGCGGCGCGACGGCGGAGCCACGCCGACGGAGGCGGACGGGGCGCCGATCAGTTTTGAAGGCCGCGCCGCCTACCAGTTCTTTTTGCGCGAACTGACCGAACGCGCGCGCCTGGAACAACAGCTTCGCCAGGCGGAAAAATTATCCGCACTTGGGCAGATGATTTCCGGGGTGGCCCACGAATTAAACAACCCTCTGGCGGTCATCAAAGGGTACCTTGAACTCATCCTCCGCCGGGACGAATTGAAGATGCAAACGCGAACCGACCTCGAAAAGGTTGCGAATGAAAGCAACCGCGCCGCCAAACTTGTGAACAATTTTCTTTCCTTTGCGCGCGAACAGCCAACACACCGCGAGGCGGTGGATTTGAACGAACTGGTCAAACGCGTGGCAGAGTTGCGCCGACTGGACCTGCAGAACAGCCGGGTGGAACTGCGGCTGCACCTCGACCCGGAATTGCCTTCGACCCACGCCGACCCTGACCAGATTCAGCAGGTGCTGGTCAACCTGCTTAACAACTCAATTCATGCGCTCTCGGAAACGCCGCGACCGGGGCGGGTGCAGATTTCCACACAACGAAAAGAGGACACCGTCAAGATCACGGTGGAGGACAACGGCCCCGGGGTTCCGCCGGAAGTGTTGCCCTACATTTTCGAGCCGTTCTTCACCACCAAGGACGTCGGCAAAGGGACCGGGCTTGGGTTATCGATCGCCCACAGCATTCTGGCCGATCACGGCGGAAGGATCGCCTACGAGCCGTCGGCGATCGGGGGCGCCGGTTTTGTTCTCGAATTGCCCGTTGTCAGTCCTGACATCGAAGCGGACTCCCCGGCTCAACCCGCTGTGTTGCCCGCGTGTAATGATGCTCCAGCCGAACGCTCCGCGCGGATTCTCGTGCTTGATGACGAACAGGCAATCGCGGAATTGCTTGGTGAAATGCTCGGACTGCTCGGCCATTCCACTACGTTATGCCATGCCCCGATGGACGCGTTGGAAATGATCGAGCGACGCGAGTTTGACCTGATCATTTCTGATTTTCGCATGCCGAAAATGAACGGCCAGGAGTTTTACCATCATGCCGTCCAGAAAAAACCGGAACTGGCGCGCCGGGTGGTCTTCCTGACCGGCGACGTGGTCAATGAGGAGACGCAGGCTTTTTTGCAATCCACCGGCAATCCTCATCTCTCCAAACCGTTCCAGCTCGCGCGCGTCGAGCGGATCGTGGAAGATATGCTGCAACAAAACGCGGCTGTCCCGTAA
- a CDS encoding 3-oxoacyl-[acyl-carrier-protein] synthase III C-terminal domain-containing protein codes for MFIIGLGTATPPNRYAQSECWEALRAAKQFSQLTGRSKAILKKVLLGDNGIATRYLALDPLDEAFDLTPDALHSRFTKHAPAMAAQAATSALKDASLQPDAIDAVIVSTCTGYLCPGLTSYTTERLALRPDVLTLDLVGQGCGAALPNLRAAEALVSSGRCGKVLSVCVEVCSAAFYLDNDPGVLISACLFGDGAGAAVLSNKPAPGKRGIEWKTADSILSPEDRDYLRFEYRNGMLRNILSRQVPALAAKHAGRLLARMLANSGASRTQISGWILHAGGREVLLAMQERLGLTERDLRWSGAVLQEFGNLSSPFVYFVLQAALSENAPGGLWWISSFGAGFSCHGALLGVE; via the coding sequence ATGTTCATCATTGGACTGGGGACGGCGACGCCGCCGAATCGTTACGCGCAGAGCGAATGTTGGGAGGCGTTACGGGCCGCGAAACAGTTTTCGCAGCTTACAGGCCGGTCGAAGGCGATCCTGAAAAAGGTTTTGCTGGGCGACAACGGCATTGCCACGCGGTATCTGGCGCTCGACCCACTTGACGAAGCGTTCGATTTAACTCCTGATGCATTGCATTCCCGGTTTACAAAGCACGCCCCGGCCATGGCGGCGCAAGCAGCAACCTCGGCTTTGAAGGATGCGTCGCTGCAACCAGACGCCATCGATGCCGTAATCGTCAGCACGTGTACGGGATATTTGTGTCCGGGTTTGACCAGTTACACTACCGAGCGTCTCGCCTTGCGTCCCGATGTGTTGACACTCGACCTCGTCGGGCAGGGTTGCGGCGCAGCCCTCCCGAACCTGAGGGCCGCCGAAGCTCTGGTGTCGTCGGGGCGGTGCGGGAAGGTTTTGTCGGTATGCGTCGAAGTTTGCAGCGCGGCGTTCTACCTCGACAACGATCCGGGGGTGCTGATCAGCGCGTGCTTGTTTGGCGACGGCGCGGGCGCGGCGGTTTTGTCGAACAAGCCCGCGCCGGGCAAACGCGGCATTGAATGGAAGACGGCCGATTCCATTCTAAGCCCGGAAGACCGCGATTATCTGCGGTTTGAGTACCGCAACGGGATGCTGAGGAACATACTTTCGCGGCAGGTGCCGGCGCTGGCGGCAAAGCACGCGGGACGATTGCTCGCCCGGATGTTGGCGAATTCCGGCGCGTCCCGCACGCAAATCTCTGGCTGGATTCTTCATGCGGGTGGACGCGAAGTCCTGCTGGCCATGCAGGAGAGACTTGGATTGACGGAAAGGGATTTGCGCTGGAGCGGGGCGGTGTTGCAGGAATTCGGCAATCTAAGCAGTCCATTTGTCTATTTCGTGCTGCAGGCCGCACTGTCGGAGAATGCTCCCGGTGGGCTGTGGTGGATATCGTCGTTCGGCGCGGGATTCAGTTGCCACGGCGCGCTGCTGGGAGTGGAATGA
- a CDS encoding aminotransferase class V-fold PLP-dependent enzyme, producing MTLTELLSNEELRRHEFPVAREKTFLAHAGVCPLPRRVSEAIRDYALCCTRDDQETLLPARQMSRSRERVAQLLNARPDEIAFVGPTSLALNFVAAGLRLKKNDNILIYLDDYPANVYPWMALAEKGVEVRFLNVRELGRIRPADVIGQVDEQTRLVALASCHFVSGFRIDLDTIGRALHERNILFCVDAIQTLGAFPTTVEHVDFLAADAHKWLLGPCAAGILYVRKSLQERLRPAVFGWHNVRCPDYIAGEEMILRADARRYEAGTQNLLGLAGLNAALELLSEIGIDAIASELLRKRALLVPALKDKGYTVLQGDVIAANASGIVTFYRDGMNVPALHEKLEAANISVSLRSDRAGRKYLRLSPHFYNTDSELSRTLELL from the coding sequence ATGACGCTGACCGAGCTGCTCTCCAACGAAGAACTCCGCCGCCACGAGTTCCCGGTGGCGCGCGAAAAAACATTTCTTGCGCACGCGGGGGTCTGCCCGCTGCCCCGCCGGGTTTCCGAGGCAATTCGTGATTACGCCCTGTGCTGCACTAGGGACGATCAGGAAACGTTATTGCCGGCCCGGCAAATGTCCCGATCGCGCGAACGCGTCGCGCAGCTGCTCAACGCCCGGCCCGACGAAATCGCGTTTGTCGGGCCGACCTCGCTCGCCCTCAATTTCGTTGCGGCCGGCCTGCGACTTAAAAAAAACGACAACATTCTGATCTACCTCGACGATTATCCGGCGAACGTTTATCCGTGGATGGCGCTCGCGGAAAAAGGCGTCGAAGTGCGTTTCCTGAACGTGCGGGAACTCGGCCGCATCCGTCCCGCGGATGTCATCGGCCAGGTTGATGAACAGACGCGTCTGGTCGCGCTGGCCTCCTGCCATTTCGTATCGGGCTTCCGGATTGATCTGGACACCATCGGCAGGGCACTCCACGAGCGTAACATCCTGTTCTGCGTGGACGCCATCCAAACACTGGGCGCTTTCCCGACAACCGTCGAGCATGTTGATTTTCTCGCTGCGGACGCACACAAGTGGTTGCTCGGTCCTTGCGCCGCTGGAATCCTGTACGTCCGAAAATCACTTCAGGAACGATTGAGACCGGCTGTCTTTGGCTGGCACAACGTGCGTTGTCCCGATTACATCGCCGGAGAGGAAATGATTCTACGCGCCGACGCGCGCCGCTACGAAGCGGGCACCCAGAATCTGCTCGGCCTCGCGGGCCTGAATGCGGCATTGGAACTCCTGTCGGAAATCGGCATCGACGCGATCGCCTCAGAACTGCTGCGCAAGCGCGCACTGCTCGTCCCCGCCCTGAAAGACAAAGGCTACACGGTGCTCCAAGGTGACGTAATTGCGGCCAACGCCTCCGGCATCGTGACGTTTTATCGAGACGGTATGAATGTGCCCGCACTGCATGAAAAGCTGGAGGCTGCCAACATCAGCGTGTCGCTGCGTTCCGACCGCGCCGGCCGAAAATATCTCCGTCTCTCGCCGCACTTCTATAACACGGATTCGGAACTTTCACGGACACTCGAACTTCTTTGA
- a CDS encoding type II secretion system F family protein, whose product MSLIVTPGQLNQRAELYSQLASLLTAGVGLIQALEIIRRSPPGHSFREPLTRLTASVTEGATLAESMLNLGRWLPSFDLALLQAAEQSGRLPECFRLLANYYNERAQLARRVMADLAYPLFVLHFAILIFPVSQLVQLVTRFDILGFVRTKVVLLAPAYGAVFLLLVALQGQRGEKWRARMEKAMRWIPFLGPARRNLALARLSAALEALISAGVSIFDSWELAAAASGSPALRRSVGAWHGALRAGETPAELIGRSPEFPELFANLYHTGEVSGQLDDSLRRLHQHYQEEGSRKLHIFAQWVPRLIYFAILLAIAYQIIGFYTGYFNGIFQQLGP is encoded by the coding sequence ATGTCACTGATCGTCACCCCCGGCCAACTGAATCAGCGCGCAGAATTGTATTCACAACTCGCTTCGCTCCTCACCGCCGGTGTCGGCCTGATCCAGGCCCTGGAAATCATCCGGCGCAGTCCGCCCGGCCACTCGTTTCGCGAACCGCTCACCCGGCTCACCGCCAGTGTGACCGAGGGAGCGACGCTCGCGGAATCGATGCTCAACCTCGGTCGATGGCTTCCCTCCTTCGACCTGGCTCTCCTTCAGGCGGCCGAACAGAGCGGCCGTTTGCCGGAATGCTTCCGTCTGCTCGCAAATTATTACAACGAACGGGCGCAGCTCGCGCGGCGGGTCATGGCCGATCTTGCCTATCCACTTTTTGTGCTTCACTTCGCCATCCTCATCTTCCCCGTCTCTCAACTCGTCCAGTTGGTGACCCGATTTGATATTCTCGGATTCGTCCGGACAAAGGTCGTCCTGCTGGCCCCCGCTTACGGCGCGGTTTTTCTTTTACTGGTCGCGCTCCAGGGCCAACGCGGCGAGAAATGGCGCGCACGGATGGAAAAGGCGATGCGATGGATTCCGTTTCTTGGGCCCGCCCGGCGGAATCTGGCGCTGGCGCGATTGTCCGCGGCCCTGGAAGCCTTGATCAGCGCGGGGGTGTCTATCTTCGATTCCTGGGAGCTCGCGGCGGCGGCGAGCGGCTCGCCGGCATTACGACGTTCCGTCGGCGCTTGGCATGGCGCTTTGCGGGCCGGAGAAACCCCCGCCGAATTGATCGGGCGGTCGCCTGAATTCCCGGAACTCTTCGCCAATCTGTATCACACGGGTGAAGTCAGCGGACAACTGGACGATTCTCTCCGTCGGCTCCATCAGCATTACCAGGAAGAAGGTTCGCGCAAACTGCACATCTTCGCCCAGTGGGTGCCACGGCTGATCTACTTTGCCATCCTGCTGGCCATCGCCTATCAGATCATAGGCTTCTACACAGGTTACTTCAACGGCATCTTCCAACAGCTCGGTCCGTGA
- a CDS encoding methyltransferase domain-containing protein has protein sequence MERLVEPELLDGLPADDPRAIRSRRDLRRVNALMGNARVLGSALRETFIRTPPKRIADLGAGDGTLMLRLARNLPAQWRDVELVLVDRQAIISDETRRQFEALSWRVKFIAAEVTEWLTQSSHDRVDLITANLFLHHFSETGLRQILSLVAERTDCFLACDPRRYPAAMRASRWLWLIGCGSVTRHDAAVSIRAGFDRRELSALWPADANWHIREAAVGLFSHCFQAHRRDGRANP, from the coding sequence ATGGAACGACTCGTCGAACCGGAACTGTTGGACGGGCTCCCGGCAGATGACCCGCGGGCGATCCGTTCGCGTCGTGACCTTCGTCGCGTCAACGCGCTGATGGGCAATGCCCGCGTTCTCGGCTCGGCATTGCGGGAAACGTTTATCCGTACGCCGCCGAAGCGCATCGCGGATTTGGGCGCCGGCGACGGAACTTTGATGTTAAGACTCGCGCGAAACCTCCCTGCTCAATGGCGCGATGTGGAATTGGTGCTGGTGGACCGGCAGGCGATCATCAGCGATGAAACCCGACGCCAATTCGAGGCATTATCGTGGAGGGTCAAATTTATCGCGGCCGAGGTAACGGAGTGGCTGACCCAGTCCTCGCATGACCGGGTGGACCTGATCACTGCCAACCTGTTCCTGCATCACTTTTCCGAAACCGGGCTGCGCCAAATCCTGAGCCTGGTGGCGGAGCGAACCGATTGCTTCCTTGCCTGCGATCCGAGGCGTTATCCCGCAGCGATGCGGGCGAGCCGATGGCTCTGGCTCATCGGTTGCGGCAGCGTCACCCGCCACGACGCGGCGGTGAGCATTCGCGCCGGATTTGACCGCCGCGAACTTTCAGCGCTGTGGCCAGCAGACGCGAACTGGCACATACGGGAAGCAGCCGTCGGGTTGTTCAGCCATTGTTTTCAAGCGCATCGCCGTGATGGTCGCGCGAACCCGTGA
- a CDS encoding RNA-binding protein, with the protein MNNESRLFVGNLAYQTMENDLQEYFSQAGVVTSVNLMLDKFTGKSRGFAFVEFSTSEEANKAVEMFHSKEFQGRQLTVNIARPREERPPRSGGGGGGGGGGYRGGRDGGRRERY; encoded by the coding sequence ATGAACAACGAATCCAGACTCTTCGTGGGTAACCTCGCTTACCAAACGATGGAAAACGACCTGCAGGAGTACTTCTCCCAGGCGGGCGTGGTTACTTCTGTAAACCTGATGCTCGATAAATTTACCGGCAAATCGCGCGGCTTTGCCTTCGTCGAGTTCTCGACTTCGGAAGAGGCGAACAAAGCGGTCGAAATGTTCCACAGCAAGGAATTTCAAGGCCGTCAGCTCACCGTCAACATCGCGCGACCGCGCGAGGAGCGTCCGCCCCGTTCGGGCGGCGGCGGCGGAGGCGGGGGCGGCGGCTATCGTGGTGGCCGCGATGGCGGTCGTCGCGAGCGCTACTGA